The following coding sequences lie in one Pseudomonas syringae CC1557 genomic window:
- a CDS encoding Na+/H+ antiporter subunit C codes for MEEVIAVAIGVLAASGVWLILRPRTFQVVMGLCLLSYGVNLFIFSMGSLFIGKEPIIKDGIPQDLLNYTDPLPQALVLTAIVISFAMTALFLVVLLASRGLTGTDHVDGREPKA; via the coding sequence ATGGAAGAAGTTATCGCAGTCGCCATCGGTGTTCTCGCCGCGTCGGGAGTCTGGCTGATCCTGCGTCCGCGAACCTTCCAGGTAGTCATGGGCCTGTGTCTGCTGTCGTACGGGGTCAATCTGTTCATTTTCAGCATGGGCAGCCTGTTCATCGGCAAAGAGCCAATCATCAAGGACGGCATTCCGCAGGACCTGCTCAATTACACTGACCCGCTGCCGCAGGCACTGGTGCTCACCGCCATCGTCATCAGCTTCGCCATGACCGCCCTGTTTCTGGTGGTGCTGCTCGCCTCCCGAGGCCTGACCGGCACCGACCACGTCGATGGCCGGGAGCCCAAGGCATGA
- a CDS encoding monovalent cation/H+ antiporter subunit D: MNGMTQLIIAPILLPLLTAGLMLWLGEKHRPLKGRINLLSSILGLGISVVLMLWVQHTGNSGSIGVYLPGNWGVPFGIVLVVDHLSALMMVLTGIVGVCALLFALARWDRAGASFHALFQIQLMGLYGAFLTADLFNLFVFFEVLLAASYGLMLHGSGRARVSAGLHYISINLLASSLFLIGAALIYGVTGTLNFADLAIKIPQVSEADLGLLHAGAAILATAFLAKAGMWPLNFWLVPAYSSASAPVAAMFAIMTKVGIYTLLRLWTLLFSGQAGASAFFGGEWLIFGGMATIFTAAIAIIAAQRLERLASLSILVSAGILLSAIGFAQPSLTSGALFYLVSSTLALSAMFLLGELIERSRSANEIPLEEDADQLPRAMESLHPPPGTNLDDEQKVVVGQVIPMTVAFLGLSFIICALLIIGMPPLSGFIGKLTLLSALLNPLGLDVAQDEALLTRSWMLIGLLIFSGLASLIAFSRLGTQRFWTPHERPSPLLRRNECLPIIILLGLCIALTFKAESLLRYTQDTAAALHEPKQYVQSVLATRPIPGPTSHEVNPEGQP; this comes from the coding sequence ATGAACGGGATGACGCAACTGATCATCGCGCCGATCCTGCTGCCATTGCTGACCGCCGGGCTGATGCTCTGGCTGGGTGAAAAGCACCGCCCGCTCAAAGGGCGTATCAACCTGCTCTCAAGCATCCTCGGGCTGGGCATCTCCGTGGTGCTGATGCTCTGGGTGCAGCACACCGGCAACAGCGGATCGATTGGTGTCTATCTGCCGGGCAACTGGGGCGTACCGTTCGGTATCGTGCTGGTCGTCGATCATCTGTCGGCATTGATGATGGTGCTGACCGGCATCGTCGGTGTCTGCGCGCTGCTGTTTGCCCTGGCGCGCTGGGATCGCGCCGGTGCAAGCTTCCACGCCTTGTTCCAGATCCAGCTCATGGGCCTGTACGGCGCGTTTCTGACTGCTGACCTGTTCAACCTTTTCGTATTTTTCGAAGTGCTGCTGGCAGCCTCCTATGGCCTGATGCTGCACGGCTCCGGACGGGCACGCGTGTCGGCAGGCCTGCATTACATTTCGATCAACCTGCTGGCCTCGTCGCTTTTTCTGATCGGCGCAGCCTTGATCTACGGCGTGACCGGCACACTTAACTTCGCAGATCTGGCGATCAAGATTCCTCAGGTATCAGAAGCTGATCTGGGTCTGCTGCATGCCGGTGCGGCGATTCTGGCAACGGCGTTTCTGGCCAAGGCCGGTATGTGGCCGCTGAATTTCTGGCTGGTTCCGGCCTATTCCTCCGCCAGCGCGCCAGTTGCAGCAATGTTTGCGATCATGACCAAGGTAGGCATCTACACCTTGCTGCGCCTATGGACGCTGCTGTTTTCAGGGCAGGCCGGCGCCTCTGCCTTCTTCGGCGGCGAATGGCTGATCTTTGGTGGCATGGCAACCATCTTCACTGCGGCGATAGCAATCATCGCCGCCCAGCGTCTGGAGCGCCTGGCCAGCCTGAGCATTCTCGTATCGGCAGGCATCCTGCTGTCGGCGATCGGCTTCGCACAGCCCAGCCTGACGTCGGGCGCACTGTTCTATCTGGTCAGCTCGACGCTGGCATTGAGTGCGATGTTCCTGTTGGGCGAATTGATCGAGCGCTCGCGATCAGCCAACGAAATCCCTTTGGAAGAAGACGCGGACCAGTTGCCGCGTGCCATGGAGTCACTGCATCCGCCGCCCGGCACCAATCTGGACGACGAACAAAAAGTCGTGGTCGGCCAGGTGATTCCCATGACCGTGGCCTTTCTGGGCTTGAGCTTTATCATCTGCGCGCTGCTGATCATCGGCATGCCGCCGCTTTCCGGGTTCATTGGCAAGCTGACGCTGCTGAGTGCCCTGCTCAATCCGCTGGGGCTGGATGTCGCCCAGGACGAAGCATTGCTGACGCGCTCCTGGATGCTGATCGGTCTGCTGATCTTTTCCGGACTGGCATCGCTGATCGCTTTTTCCAGACTGGGCACCCAGCGCTTCTGGACACCCCACGAGCGCCCCTCGCCGCTGTTGCGGCGCAACGAGTGCCTACCGATCATTATCCTGCTGGGCCTGTGCATAGCGTTGACCTTCAAGGCAGAGTCGCTGCTGCGCTATACACAAGACACCGCCGCAGCGCTGCATGAGCCCAAGCAATATGTGCAATCGGTGCTCGCCACACGCCCCATACCCGGCCCGACCAGTCATGAAGTCAATCCGGAGGGGCAACCATGA
- a CDS encoding Na+/H+ antiporter subunit E: MKRVFPAPLLSMALWALWLVLNLSVSPGHLLLGALLGFLAPLLMAPLRPLPVRIRKPGTILKFFWLVGRDVVVSNLQVGLSIWRLKRRPPRSAFVRIPLDLHNAHGLAALAIVTTVVPGTVWSELALDRSVLLMHVFDLENEAQFIEHFKTTYERPLMEIFQ, from the coding sequence ATGAAACGTGTGTTTCCGGCACCCTTGCTCTCTATGGCGCTGTGGGCGCTGTGGCTGGTACTGAACCTTTCTGTCAGCCCCGGCCACCTGTTGCTGGGCGCCTTGCTGGGCTTTCTGGCACCGCTGCTGATGGCGCCCTTACGTCCGCTGCCGGTACGCATTCGCAAACCAGGGACGATCCTCAAGTTCTTCTGGCTGGTAGGGCGTGATGTGGTGGTTTCCAACCTCCAGGTCGGTCTGAGCATCTGGCGGCTAAAGCGTCGACCACCCCGCTCGGCCTTCGTGCGAATCCCGCTGGACCTGCACAATGCCCACGGCTTGGCGGCACTGGCAATCGTGACCACTGTAGTGCCCGGCACGGTCTGGTCAGAACTGGCGCTGGATCGCAGCGTGCTGTTGATGCATGTCTTCGATCTGGAGAACGAGGCGCAATTCATCGAGCACTTCAAGACTACCTATGAGCGTCCATTGATGGAGATCTTTCAATGA
- a CDS encoding K+/H+ antiporter subunit F, giving the protein MSNLLDNAILISLLIFALAMVITLLRLIKGPSAQDRVLALDYLYIIAMLMMLVLGIRYASDTYFEAAMLIALFGFVGSFALAKFLLRGEVIE; this is encoded by the coding sequence ATGAGTAATCTGCTCGACAACGCCATTCTGATCAGCCTGCTGATCTTTGCCCTGGCCATGGTGATCACCTTGCTACGCCTGATCAAAGGCCCTTCTGCGCAGGACCGGGTACTGGCGCTGGATTACCTGTACATCATCGCCATGCTGATGATGCTGGTGCTGGGCATCCGCTACGCCAGCGACACCTATTTCGAGGCAGCCATGCTGATCGCCCTGTTCGGCTTCGTCGGCTCATTCGCACTGGCCAAATTCCTGCTGCGCGGAGAAGTGATCGAATGA
- a CDS encoding Na+/H+ antiporter subunit G, whose amino-acid sequence MNELPVSVPFWAEILTAGLLIASSLFALTGALGLLRLKDFFQRMHPPALASTLGAWCVALASIIYFSALKSEPVIHAWLIPVLLAITVPVTTLLLARTALFRKRMAGEDVPAEVSSGRVDGESNAG is encoded by the coding sequence ATGAACGAATTACCGGTTTCCGTACCTTTCTGGGCTGAAATACTGACGGCCGGGCTGCTGATCGCCAGCAGCCTGTTCGCCCTGACCGGGGCGCTGGGCCTGTTGCGTCTGAAAGACTTCTTTCAACGCATGCATCCACCGGCACTGGCTTCGACACTGGGTGCCTGGTGCGTGGCACTGGCATCGATCATCTACTTCTCGGCACTGAAATCCGAACCGGTCATCCATGCCTGGCTGATTCCGGTGTTACTGGCGATAACGGTGCCTGTGACCACCCTGCTGCTCGCGCGCACTGCGCTGTTCCGCAAACGCATGGCCGGTGAAGATGTGCCAGCCGAGGTCAGCAGTGGCCGTGTCGATGGTGAGTCGAACGCAGGTTGA
- a CDS encoding DUF2789 domain-containing protein, which produces MEPTTTTLNDLFAQLGLESDDDSIEAFIASHQLADDVKLIDAEFWSERQADFLHEQLHEDAEWAPVVDDLNARLHKKP; this is translated from the coding sequence ATGGAACCGACCACAACCACCCTGAATGACCTTTTCGCTCAACTCGGCCTTGAGTCCGACGATGACAGCATTGAAGCATTCATCGCCAGCCATCAGTTGGCTGACGATGTGAAGCTGATCGACGCCGAATTCTGGAGTGAAAGACAAGCTGACTTCCTTCACGAGCAGTTGCATGAGGATGCCGAGTGGGCGCCCGTGGTCGACGACCTTAATGCCCGCTTGCATAAAAAGCCTTGA
- a CDS encoding T6SS phospholipase effector Tle1-like catalytic domain-containing protein encodes MDSTRSVKQSAAFSGVAALQVTARIGVFFDGTGNNRVNSQIGADCRALLEVNEGRHIKECAGRHADPGSSYSNELSNIALLVALYRHQPVAANDGQGLRIYYPIYISGAGTTSGERDSVWPGQSFGRGVTGVVSKVENAFGKLGALLKTFPGDNPDCVLGALEFDVFGFSRGAASARHFVNEILKRDIGMLEPILRSRKVRLSENFIWSNDSVVLKVIGLFDTVAAIGSVKDLGNTSDACNRRVNLYLPPGCAQQVLHLVARDENRRNFALNSITPGWPEEITLPGAHSDIGGGYPPQMEENVLMTRPRMSAVRRGSPPETATCWQEAQVELAKMDFSQWIDPLDSQASLQVRSCASSRNICKKTLSSAGVIVAAVCMHRQVFGHLSRVSLQIMHTLACDEGVPFGPVPHAPHLQLPPELEVIARKLIDYARGGSYTLTGEEEQILRWRYIHQSAHWSAALGRTGSLSDAVFVHAPAPGGRILHPNVVQPGYPQ; translated from the coding sequence ATGGACAGTACACGGAGTGTCAAACAGTCTGCCGCGTTTTCGGGCGTGGCAGCTTTGCAGGTTACCGCGCGTATAGGCGTATTTTTTGACGGCACCGGTAATAATCGGGTCAACAGTCAGATCGGCGCCGATTGCCGGGCATTGCTGGAAGTCAACGAAGGCAGGCACATCAAGGAGTGCGCCGGGCGACATGCTGATCCGGGCAGTAGTTACAGCAATGAGCTAAGTAACATCGCCTTGCTGGTGGCGCTTTATCGTCATCAACCGGTCGCCGCCAATGACGGGCAGGGTTTGAGAATCTATTACCCGATTTATATAAGCGGTGCCGGTACGACATCCGGTGAGCGTGATTCTGTATGGCCGGGGCAGAGCTTTGGTCGTGGCGTCACGGGTGTGGTTTCCAAGGTGGAAAACGCGTTTGGAAAGCTGGGTGCGCTACTCAAGACCTTCCCCGGGGATAATCCGGATTGCGTGCTGGGGGCGCTGGAATTTGACGTGTTCGGCTTCAGCCGTGGTGCGGCGTCGGCGAGACATTTCGTCAACGAAATCCTCAAACGTGATATCGGCATGCTTGAGCCGATACTCCGTAGCCGTAAAGTGCGGTTGAGCGAAAACTTTATCTGGAGCAACGACAGTGTGGTGCTCAAGGTCATCGGGCTGTTCGATACCGTTGCGGCCATCGGGAGTGTCAAGGATCTGGGCAACACGAGTGACGCCTGCAATCGACGCGTCAACCTGTATCTGCCGCCAGGATGCGCCCAGCAAGTGCTGCATCTGGTGGCGCGTGATGAAAATCGACGCAATTTTGCGCTCAATAGCATTACGCCCGGCTGGCCTGAGGAAATAACCTTGCCGGGGGCCCATTCCGATATCGGTGGTGGTTACCCGCCACAGATGGAGGAAAACGTATTAATGACTCGCCCGCGTATGAGCGCTGTGCGGCGTGGCAGTCCTCCGGAAACGGCGACTTGCTGGCAGGAAGCGCAGGTGGAGTTGGCCAAAATGGATTTCAGTCAATGGATCGATCCGCTCGACAGTCAGGCGTCGTTGCAGGTCCGGTCATGCGCAAGCAGCCGCAATATCTGCAAAAAAACGCTCTCCAGTGCTGGTGTTATCGTGGCTGCGGTGTGCATGCATCGGCAGGTTTTTGGCCATCTTTCACGGGTTTCGTTGCAGATCATGCATACGCTGGCCTGTGATGAGGGCGTGCCGTTCGGTCCCGTTCCGCATGCGCCTCACTTACAGCTTCCTCCCGAACTGGAGGTGATTGCGCGCAAGCTGATCGACTATGCGCGAGGTGGCTCTTATACGTTGACGGGCGAGGAAGAGCAGATCCTGCGCTGGCGCTACATTCATCAGTCTGCGCACTGGAGCGCGGCACTCGGCCGAACGGGCAGCCTCAGTGATGCGGTATTCGTTCACGCTCCAGCGCCGGGTGGCCGGATACTGCACCCCAATGTCGTGCAGCCCGGCTACCCGCAGTGA
- a CDS encoding methyl-accepting chemotaxis protein, which yields MAENLSMAAGLPLASAPGTALKWWVPAVQSVALCLLLAAMTVSGISLYVVVPCTLLLIWLPRWLLPGPAAVSAESVDADITRLTRDLSRTTSHNALSAAQVAFSVRQLAGRVQSQLGAAEQVVSSAELMITTEQQTAQLSQQALVAASEARARSEAGSGALNESIERMHQLSNRAVTSRELIEALSQRSEEIQRVTMVIQSIASQTNLLALNAAIEAARAGEHGRGFAVVADEVRGLAGRTASATGEVGQMVADIQQRTVQVVEQIRQLSADLDIGVEQVELTGEHLGNIARLAVEVESQVSEISQGAKSNQDQLASLFEAVEHMRSDLAVSDEQTRQLASAAVQMEGQAETISQRLAEVGLDDYHQRIYDLAREGARLIGEKFEADIEQGRVSLDDLFDRNYKPVANTSPTRFTTRFDRYTDQVLPALQEPLLARHEGLVFAIACTQQGYVPTHNSAFNQPLTGDAAVDNARNRSKRKFDDRTGIRCGSHQQPVLLQTYTRDTGELMHDLSVPIIVKGRHWGGLRLGYKPQGSSSH from the coding sequence ATGGCCGAGAACCTTTCCATGGCAGCTGGATTGCCGCTGGCCAGTGCGCCAGGTACCGCATTGAAGTGGTGGGTGCCAGCGGTACAAAGTGTTGCGTTGTGCCTGTTACTGGCCGCGATGACGGTCAGCGGGATATCCCTCTATGTTGTTGTGCCTTGCACATTGCTGTTGATCTGGCTGCCGCGATGGTTGCTCCCTGGCCCTGCGGCAGTGTCGGCCGAGTCGGTAGACGCCGACATAACCCGTCTCACCCGTGACCTCTCCCGCACCACCAGCCACAACGCGCTGTCGGCCGCCCAGGTAGCGTTTTCTGTGCGTCAGCTGGCAGGCCGTGTGCAATCGCAGCTCGGTGCTGCCGAGCAGGTGGTCAGCAGCGCCGAGCTGATGATCACTACCGAGCAGCAGACCGCCCAGCTCAGCCAGCAGGCGCTGGTGGCCGCCAGCGAGGCGAGGGCGCGTAGCGAGGCGGGCAGTGGCGCATTGAATGAGTCCATCGAGCGGATGCACCAGTTGAGTAATCGGGCAGTCACCAGTCGGGAGCTGATCGAGGCGCTCAGCCAGCGCAGTGAGGAGATCCAGCGGGTGACCATGGTGATCCAGTCGATTGCCAGTCAGACCAACCTGCTGGCGCTCAACGCAGCCATCGAGGCTGCCCGCGCCGGCGAACACGGGCGTGGTTTTGCCGTGGTGGCTGATGAAGTGCGCGGGCTTGCCGGCCGGACCGCGAGTGCTACCGGGGAAGTCGGGCAGATGGTGGCCGATATCCAGCAGCGCACTGTGCAGGTCGTTGAGCAGATCCGCCAGTTGTCTGCCGACCTGGACATTGGTGTCGAGCAGGTCGAATTGACCGGGGAGCACCTCGGCAACATTGCCCGCCTTGCGGTCGAGGTCGAGAGCCAGGTCAGCGAAATATCCCAAGGTGCCAAGAGCAATCAGGACCAGTTGGCGAGCCTGTTCGAGGCCGTCGAACACATGCGCAGCGACCTGGCCGTCAGCGACGAGCAAACCCGACAACTGGCCAGCGCTGCGGTGCAGATGGAAGGGCAGGCCGAGACTATCAGTCAGCGTCTGGCTGAGGTGGGTCTGGATGACTACCATCAGCGGATTTACGATCTGGCCCGTGAAGGTGCGCGGCTGATTGGCGAAAAGTTCGAAGCCGATATCGAACAGGGGCGCGTCAGTCTGGATGACCTGTTCGACCGCAATTACAAACCGGTCGCGAATACCTCACCGACCCGATTCACCACGCGCTTTGATCGTTACACCGATCAGGTACTCCCGGCGTTGCAAGAACCGTTGCTCGCACGGCATGAAGGCCTGGTGTTTGCCATCGCCTGCACCCAGCAAGGTTACGTACCTACGCATAACAGCGCGTTCAATCAGCCGCTGACCGGGGACGCAGCGGTGGACAATGCGCGCAATCGCAGCAAGCGCAAGTTTGATGACCGGACCGGTATTCGCTGCGGCAGCCATCAGCAACCGGTACTGCTGCAGACCTATACGCGGGACACGGGAGAGCTGATGCATGACCTGTCAGTGCCCATTATCGTCAAGGGGCGTCATTGGGGTGGTCTGCGCCTGGGTTACAAACCTCAAGGCAGTTCGAGCCACTAG
- a CDS encoding TraR/DksA family transcriptional regulator — MTKEKLLAMPADDYMNAEQQAFFVELLQGMKVEIHERIEQSRIAIESLDTPADPADAASVEEERHWLVNVIDRDQRMLPQLEMALSRIADDTFGWCDDSGEPIGLKRLLISPTTKYCIEAQERHEQIDKHQRQA, encoded by the coding sequence ATGACAAAGGAAAAGTTGCTGGCCATGCCGGCCGATGACTACATGAACGCCGAGCAGCAAGCTTTCTTCGTCGAGCTGTTGCAGGGCATGAAGGTCGAGATCCACGAGCGAATCGAGCAAAGCCGCATTGCTATCGAAAGCCTGGACACGCCTGCCGATCCGGCCGACGCTGCGTCGGTTGAAGAAGAGCGTCACTGGTTGGTGAACGTGATCGATCGCGATCAGCGTATGCTGCCTCAACTGGAAATGGCCCTGTCGCGCATTGCCGATGATACGTTTGGCTGGTGTGATGACAGTGGTGAGCCAATCGGCCTGAAACGCCTGCTGATCAGCCCGACCACCAAGTACTGCATCGAAGCGCAAGAGCGCCACGAGCAGATCGACAAGCACCAGCGCCAGGCCTGA
- a CDS encoding ABC transporter permease encodes MSNAILQNKPALAPTRSKRRLPTELSIFLVLIGIGLVFELLGWVMRDQSFLLNSQRLVLMILQVSIIGMLAIGVTQVIITTGIDLSSGSVLALSAMIAASLAQTSDYSRAVFPSLTDLPVWIPVVVGLGVGLLAGAINGSIIAITGIPPFIATLGMMVSARGLARFYTEGQPVSMLSDSYTAIGQGAMPVIIFLVVAVIFHIALRYTKYGKYTYAIGGNMQAARTSGINVKRHLVIVYSIAGLLAGLAGVVASARAATGQAGMGMSYELDAIAAAVIGGTSLAGGVGRITGTVIGALILGVMASGFTFIGVDAYVQDIIKGLIIVVAVVIDQYRNKRKTKR; translated from the coding sequence ATGAGCAACGCGATTTTGCAAAACAAACCGGCACTTGCGCCGACCAGAAGCAAACGGCGGCTGCCCACCGAGCTGAGCATTTTTCTGGTGCTGATCGGCATCGGCCTGGTGTTTGAGCTGTTGGGCTGGGTCATGCGCGATCAGAGTTTTCTGCTTAATTCGCAGCGTCTGGTGCTGATGATCCTTCAGGTGTCGATCATCGGGATGTTGGCCATCGGCGTGACTCAGGTGATCATCACGACGGGCATTGACCTGTCATCAGGTTCGGTTCTGGCGTTGTCGGCCATGATCGCTGCCAGCCTGGCGCAAACCTCGGACTATTCCCGTGCCGTGTTCCCTTCACTGACCGATCTGCCCGTATGGATTCCGGTGGTGGTGGGGCTGGGCGTCGGGCTGCTGGCCGGCGCTATCAACGGCAGCATCATCGCCATCACCGGCATCCCGCCATTCATCGCGACGCTGGGCATGATGGTGTCTGCGCGCGGCCTGGCACGCTTCTACACCGAAGGCCAGCCGGTCAGCATGCTTTCTGATTCTTACACCGCAATTGGTCAGGGTGCGATGCCGGTGATCATCTTTCTCGTGGTGGCGGTTATCTTTCACATTGCCCTGCGCTACACCAAATATGGCAAATACACTTACGCCATCGGCGGCAACATGCAGGCTGCACGCACCTCGGGGATCAACGTCAAGCGCCATCTGGTCATTGTCTACAGCATTGCCGGGCTGCTCGCCGGGCTGGCAGGGGTGGTCGCTTCGGCACGCGCCGCCACCGGTCAGGCCGGGATGGGCATGTCCTATGAACTGGACGCCATCGCTGCTGCAGTGATTGGCGGCACCAGCCTTGCGGGTGGTGTAGGACGAATCACCGGCACGGTGATCGGTGCGCTGATCCTTGGGGTGATGGCCAGCGGTTTTACCTTTATCGGGGTGGATGCCTATGTGCAGGACATCATCAAGGGCTTGATCATTGTAGTTGCAGTGGTAATCGATCAATATCGCAACAAGCGCAAGACCAAGCGCTGA
- a CDS encoding sugar ABC transporter ATP-binding protein produces the protein MSASATAHPPAQRDVDTQSPYLLEISHISKGFPGVVALDDVQLRVRPGSVLALMGENGAGKSTLMKIIAGIYQPDAGEIRLRGKPVRFETPLSALQAGIAMIHQELNLMPFMSIAENIWIGREQLNGLHMVDHREMHRCTAELLERLRIRLDPEELVGNLSIAERQMVEIAKAVSYDSDVLIMDEPTSAITETEVAHLFSIIGDLRAQGKGIIYITHKMNEVFEIADEVAVFRDGAYIGLQRADSLDGDSLISMMVGRELTQLFPQRDKPAGDVLLSVRDLSLRGIFKDVSFDLRAGEVLGIAGLMGSGRTNVAETLFGITPSDSGEIHFDGKPVRIGDPHQAIELGFALLTEDRKLTGLFPCLSVMENMEMAVLANYAGNGFVQQKALRALCEDMCKKLRVKTPSLEQCIDTLSGGNQQKALLARWLMTNPRVLILDEPTRGIDVGAKVEIYRLISLLASEGMAVIMISSELPEVLGMSDRVMVMHEGEMMGILDRSEATQEKVMHLASGHRVH, from the coding sequence AATCAGCCATATCAGCAAAGGTTTTCCGGGCGTGGTCGCGCTCGATGATGTTCAGCTTCGTGTGCGTCCGGGCAGCGTACTGGCGCTGATGGGCGAGAACGGGGCCGGGAAGTCGACGTTAATGAAAATCATCGCAGGCATTTATCAGCCCGACGCGGGTGAAATTCGTTTGCGCGGCAAGCCGGTGCGCTTTGAAACACCGCTTTCAGCCTTGCAGGCCGGTATTGCCATGATTCATCAGGAGCTGAACCTGATGCCGTTCATGAGCATTGCCGAGAACATCTGGATCGGCCGCGAGCAGCTCAATGGACTGCACATGGTTGATCATCGGGAAATGCACCGCTGTACAGCCGAGCTGTTGGAGCGCTTGCGCATCAGGCTTGATCCCGAAGAGCTGGTCGGCAACCTGAGCATCGCCGAGCGGCAGATGGTGGAGATCGCCAAGGCCGTTTCCTACGATTCCGATGTGCTGATCATGGATGAGCCGACCTCGGCGATTACCGAAACCGAGGTCGCACACCTGTTTTCGATCATTGGGGACCTGCGTGCTCAGGGTAAAGGCATCATCTACATCACCCACAAGATGAACGAAGTCTTCGAGATCGCCGATGAAGTGGCAGTGTTTCGCGATGGCGCTTACATCGGCTTGCAGCGCGCTGACAGTCTGGACGGCGACAGCCTTATTTCAATGATGGTCGGCCGCGAGCTGACCCAGTTGTTTCCGCAGCGCGACAAACCGGCGGGTGATGTGCTGCTGTCAGTTCGCGATCTGAGTCTGCGCGGTATTTTCAAGGACGTGTCGTTCGACCTGCGCGCCGGGGAAGTTCTGGGCATTGCCGGCCTGATGGGGTCAGGCCGTACCAACGTCGCCGAGACTTTGTTCGGCATCACGCCCAGTGACAGCGGCGAGATTCACTTCGACGGCAAGCCGGTACGCATCGGCGATCCGCACCAGGCCATCGAGCTGGGGTTTGCATTGCTCACCGAAGACCGCAAGCTGACTGGCCTGTTTCCGTGTCTGTCGGTGATGGAAAACATGGAAATGGCGGTGCTGGCCAACTACGCGGGGAATGGCTTCGTGCAACAGAAGGCCCTGCGCGCCCTGTGCGAAGACATGTGCAAGAAACTCCGGGTCAAGACGCCGTCACTGGAGCAGTGCATCGACACGCTGTCGGGCGGCAATCAGCAAAAAGCCCTGCTGGCGCGCTGGCTGATGACCAACCCGCGGGTGCTGATTCTCGACGAGCCCACGCGCGGCATCGACGTGGGTGCCAAGGTAGAAATCTATCGGTTGATCTCGCTGCTGGCCAGCGAAGGCATGGCCGTCATCATGATCTCTTCGGAACTGCCCGAAGTGCTCGGCATGAGCGACCGGGTCATGGTTATGCACGAAGGCGAAATGATGGGCATCCTCGACCGCAGCGAGGCGACCCAGGAAAAAGTCATGCACCTTGCCTCCGGTCACCGGGTTCATTGA